A segment of the Labrus bergylta chromosome 11, fLabBer1.1, whole genome shotgun sequence genome:
TAAATCTTCATGCCCAACAGAtaactaaaagtgttttttgttcagCAGAAGACAAGTAAAGTCAACACTAAGTCGCTCAAATTTGAAAACAACCAAAGACTGAACGTGTGTCAGAAgtagatattaaaaaaagagagacgtACTTGCATTCCTGGAGGAGTGAAAGCACATTAACGTGAGACAAAGTGATCctctaaaacaaacaagaaagcCTGAAATATGAGCCCAGCTGTGTTTTACTGCTTGTTCTATCTTTTAACATTTGGATTGGATTCACTTTGTGTCAGGCCACAAACAGGCATCTGTAAACCTCCTAAGTATCAAGATAAagggaaagagaaggaagaggattTGGACCATTTTTGGCACAGACCTCAGGTCAGCTGTAACTGAACCAGTTTGTAAGCCTCCCTCAGACTGTATTGTTTGCCAAACACAATTAGCTTGCATGTTTAAATGTTAGCTTTGTTGAATAAAACGTCcagcttttttaatttaagactgaatttttttttttaaatgaattgcaATTACTTTTTAGTGGCACAATAAAGTAGTAGTGTATGAAAATTATATGACAATcctattcattaaaaaaaatatatatattttatgttaaTTTTCAGTTAAACATATGTTTCCATCAACTGGAGCTGGGCTTTAAAAACCAACATCAGATTTAGTGATACAGGATCCGTGAGCTGCTGACGCAGTGAGCAAATGGGGTGACTGCTTCACTGCACTGTAATTACATCCACATGATTGGGCCTGTGAATTGTGCCTCTTGGCTCGAGCTGCACTGTTTCCTAAAGTTCACTTCGATATGTTTGACTGACCCTCAGAACTACTCACACAGTATTCTTAAACTTTCTGCTCCAGTTATCAGCTTTAGgttcaatcagtcaatcaaccaatctTAATTTGTAAAGCGCCAACATTACAAATGtgatctcgagacgctttacaaaaagctgttaaaaagaccttactcattgctttATTACAAAAACCCAACGTTAATCTGTCATGTGCAcagcactgagcaacatttTGCAGAGTTAAAGTGCCTTTTAAGAGGAAAGCTTGTTGGATTTTGTGTGGGGATAAAGAGACTGTTTGTAAAGTCACTTTAACAATATTAAAACTGAGTAGTCTGTTTAATGTGTGGATGGTTCAGATCTAATACAGTCAGAGCCAAATATTCTCTCTTTATTTAATTGTTCTAAACACATATATCTGACCTTTTTATAATCTGGAACGAATTGAGACAATTGGTGTAGAGACATGAATCTGcatatattgtttttatcacTGACTATTCTAAAGGTCTGTGGTGAAAGCTGGTCAAATGGTTGTAAGGGACTCTCTCTAGTGGAAAAGGTTGTGAATTACATGTGCATGATCCAGAGTGAGGATTTTGTTAGGAGTTTGTTACAAATATTGATGAGCACAAGTCGGTCTTTAAAGTGACTGATGGAATGATCTCATGTCAACACTGGCAGTGACAATGTAGGGATTGATTTATAATGGACAAGTTatgtttattactttttttcGTTTTCATTATTATGAAAGCTGCAGGTCCAAGCTTTACTTTTTTACCATATTCAGTTAAgagctttgtttgtgtgtgtgtgtgtgtgtgtgtgtgtgtgtgtgtgtgtgtgtgtgtgtgtgtgtgtgtgtgtgtgtgtgtgtgtgtgtgtctcttacTCTGCCTATGTAGGTGTGAATGTTAACTGTAATATTGAAACTTTTAATCGCAAACTAAACACAATtctattcagtctggctttctGTAGGTTTTtatgcaccttttaaaaaaaagtatatatattgatttaaatgttgtttttacggtttcatttatctttatatattcatcttttattatttAGCCATTAATTTTaagtgcttttatttattttttaactgtatCTTTACTCTCTTATTTATTTGAAACTCTTTACCTTTTTATTGCTTTAATTGCATAATATTTTATTCCTATTTGTGAGCATTAGCCTCTACTTCTGAATCCATTTGTGTTTGTACCATGTTTAGTCACTATTTCATGTAAAGCAATTTGAATTGCATTTgatttgtatgaaaggtgctatatcaATAAAGCttattgactgattgattttttaaagtaaaattaTGATGTCAAGAGCACAGGCTACTTTATTTTCCTCTTCAGAGAACAACATAGCTGCCTGATAGAGTATGTTTTTACTTTGGAATACTCAGTACCAACATTATTTGCGCAGAGTGTGGTTGGGGATGTTAAGGCTTATACTTTAAATTCAATCTTCTATGTTGTCTcagggactacagatgtaaattagctcaTAGCTAACTCTGCTACAGCTAAGCGGATGTACAACGtccctttaaaataaacaaataaataaatgcagtaACATGCTCATTCCCAACAAAGCCAACTATCCAACACttatttttatgccttttaaaatgttttattgttattcaCAGAACAGAAATCTaagcacaaaaaaatcaaatacaatcTTTGTTGAATCACTCAAGATGTGAAACAAGTAGTCAAATAATTGTCTCAAACAACAGCCGAGTCAACTGTAACTGACAAGAAACGTAACCTGCAGAGCTTCTTGCAGTGCATAGAGAGACTTGTAGTagaaaattacaataaatagaaataatctAATGTAGTATACATATTTCTTTGAGGAATTTTCCAGCATTCTTTGTCTGACAAACAAGGTGACCTACAGGTGTCCAGCACTAgtggaaataaacatttttcaatTCAACACTTTCCCCCTCATCAGTCCATTTTACAGCTCGTTCAATCATCTCCCGGCATCTCATGgagtgatgtttgtgtgtgttgttggatGTCGATGCAGACCACCTCATCAACAGTTGAGCATGGAGTTGGTCCTCATGATGCGAATGACCTTTCTCGAGGTGTAACTGTACTCGTACTGCATGTGTTCATGGAAGAAATACAAGTACCCTGAAAGACGACAGAGCGGGAATCAGTTAAAGCAGCTTGGTGTTAGAGTCtggaaaaaatacatcttttgtatgctttaaaggctttatatgtgattttttgatccagcagatgtcgcccttgagcaccagcatgaaaccaaaacaacttgcgctgcattgttgtgttagcatgctaatgctagtgatctttattatgctcgtatcttcacactgcatgtaaatttacctgaaacgagtgtgatctagaaacacagttaagcagtgagtacagtatgttattcttcctttctctagtccctcaattaaacaacttttatacacgaggggaggagtcagccggccgtcctgacgatgtaaacaaagtgaagataggactctgaaaactctgaaaacatcacagacagtgggactcgggtgttacacccattgtagacagtcatgactcacagagttattttcatttcaaggatatacttgatttatattatatttaagtgtgaaaaatcacatataaaacctttaactTTTATGAAAAAGTATTGAGAATTTCTTATACCATGGTGATAAGCAGCGGCATCAACCTCATCATCCATCCCAGGGAAATCTTCCTCAATGGGTTGTGGGTAGCCAGTGTCCATGGTGCCTGTGGCTTCATCATAACTGTGTTGAAACAATGAGAATGAATGTGGAAAATGTGGCTTAGTCAATTTCCTAAGAACATTCTTCTAAGCAGATTGGAGAAGTTTTCTTTGAATGAAATGCACAATAAAACTAATCCCTGCTCTCATACCTCCAATAGTCCTCATCGGTGAACAGCAAAGTTTTCCCGGTATCTCCAATGTGCACGGCCGCATCTATCTTCCGTATTTTCTTGGGAAGTCCAAGTTTATGTATGTACTTTGGGTAACCATCCACAAGGTTATATCCATTCAAAGCCCAAATTTTGATCCCTGAGGAAACACAAAGCTGAGTTTTCTACCATGCATACTGTTTCTAGCATCTGAAAAATAATCATACAATTTAATCTCAAATATTGTTCTTCTGTAAAAACCCACCACTGAATATCATGACAATATCCTTCTCTGCATTCTCATATGCTGCGTCTATCTTGTTAGGAATCGACGGCCAAGTGGACTTGATCAGCGTCTGCTCAGGCTCTGGCATCTGAGGGTGGAGACGCCAGTAGAATCTAGAAAAAAGTAAGCCAGATATTAATAGCAGCCAAAAGCTCTACAAATGAACACAATGCATGGTAAAATACGGTCTTAGAGGCAGAATAATCAACTTCTTCTGCCACATTTTCTTGTGGCCTAAGTATATTAGTTTAACCCATGACAATGAATGAGAATAAAATAGGTTTTATGGATTACATCATGGACCAACCATACCTGTCTTTGAAGATGATGGTTTCCCCTCTGAGCTCTGTTACAGCGTCAAAGGTTAGCATGGGGTCACATTTGTCTGGTGCATCAGGTTTAGGCTTCACTTTTCTTTGGTTTGGGTTTGGACCTGTAAAAGATCTGGAATCATTACATTGCACACATTATATTTCTCCTAAACCACAAGACAATTCTACAAAAGGCTTCTCCTCAAGTACAATCTAACTTTTGAATTTAAGTTGTTAAGTTAATGATCAATATAAGATCTTTTCCAACCATAGAGCGCCTGAATGCCTTCAATGTCGTCCTCAGCCAGTGGGTAGCCTGTAGCGTAAGAGTAGACGGGGTACATCAGAGCCCCCGCGTCCGAGGAGTGGGACATACCAAGCGCGTGACCCAACTCATGGGCCGCCACTATAAACAAGTTGTAAGCTGTGGGGTAGAAGGGCTCAGTCAAAATACTGTTCAAATAGGCCTCACTTGTTTCTCAATGATAGCTTTAGACAAAGTTTAGTGATGTATGTTGAATGTTAAAATGGCTAACTTGATGAGTCCTTGCTCCAGTGTTCATCCTCATCAAAGTGAGTGTCTCCTCCGATGCCTTGGCCGGGTGGGTAGGCGTGAGCCAGCAGGCCATTAGGTCCGTCAAAAGGGTTGAAGTCTCCATGCtctacagagtacagaccaGATCATTATATACTGAGCAGGATGTAATGGTTCTTTAAAGGCCGGGCAGCTGCAGTGTAGAACACAACAATAACATGtaattttgtgtatttattcaaAAGATATCCATTTGGATTTTTGTACCTTTTGAGCCAAAACTGATCATGATGTCAGCGATGCCACTGTGCAGCTTCTTAAAGGTCAGAGGGGTGACATCAGACCAAACATTCAGTGCATTGCGGATGGCTCTGTCTACATCAGACTTTTTCAAATCTGGTGTATAATTTGTTATTCTGAAAGCGTAAAAAAGGattattatgaaataaatgaaagtggacatttctctctctgaatacCTCAACTACTTCcaaaaatatttgtgtcatcATTTCTCCTTTGTTTAATTATATGCACAGTACGAGGTTAATGCATACCTGAAAGTGACATTGTTGTTTTGCCATTTAAGGTGTCGAGGGAAGTGGTTGTACTCCCCGATGTCTGGCACACCACATCTGGCCTGCTTCATCAGCTCCACAGTGTTGTCATCCAGATTCCCCGTCACCTTCAGAGGCAGAAGAGAGAGATTAGTCTCCACCCTCTCAGAActcacaaagaagaaaagtccTTGATATTTTTCAAGTCCTTCTgggtcattttctttattttgacttCTTCAGTTGATTGCAATATTGAAGTGAACTTCTTGCACTGTTTTTTTAGGTTATCTTTTGtacatctttatatttatacaAAACATTTCGCAATGCAAGAAAAAACAAGCCTCGATTCAACTCAACTTATTTCAAATTATTtccttgaaaagaaaaagaaacgtaAAACTTTGCAGTTTTAATGTACACCTTATgaaattaatgaatgaatgaatgaatcaactCTATCTTTGCTTCCCCAATTACACAAGAGGAgcacatcacaacaacacatggTGGTTGGTAAATCACCAATGAAATATTACAGCTGAAGACGTTCTCCTtcttcaaaaagtcaaactcaGCTGTTGCATTAACAATGCTCAAGGAAACAACAGTTCTTCTTTACTGTTCAAGCAGGATTCTAGATGTGGTCACCTTGAGTTTGAAGAAGCTCTGCATCTCCTCGATCTTTGTCTTAAAGGCTCCTGATGAGCTATGTCTTCCCTGGAGACCAGCAGGAAGGCCATAGAACCGGCGGAGgtacttctgtttttttgagagagaacaagagattAAAGACACTCATAACAATATACAACTTTAGGCATGGAttaatatatgaaaaaaaaaccttgctaCACTTAATTCATGAATAACAGCCTTTTAGATCTCACCTCTGCTAAAAGCTGGTTGTCGTTGTCCCGgggagacagaggcagagggaAGCAGTGAGGGACGAgcgccagcagcagcagagctatcattgttgttgtctctgtgacATCCAAAGCACTCATTGGGGTCCAAAACCTCTGCAGGATATTTATGGAGTTTTaggttgacttttttttttttttcaaaggagcCTTGTGATTCATGTAAAAGCACCTAGccacttcctcctctgtctgctgAGAATGTGCATGTATCAGTAAAACTACAGTTGCTGTGGTTTGAGTGAACTCCTTTGAACCCACTCACTCATTTCCCATATTACCACGATCTAAGGAGTATGATAATGGAGTTATTGGAAATGCTgctaaggaaaaaaaaaagtgcagcttGCATTTGGTATTTTTGTTATGTTATATCTTGTTCTTGGATTAAAAAATATGACCCTTTGTAGATAACTTACTCGACatatttatttcatgaaaaagtcacataactattttttatttataaaacttCTTACAGATCAAGGTCAAGAGTTTTTTATTAGTATTTAAAAAGGTCATTTGTTATGCAGACAGGAGAGTCAAAGTTCCAAAGATacatacaacacacaaacagtagttctttttaaaatatgttttatagcAAAactctgagaaagaaaaatggcTTTCTCCAAGAACATCATTTGGGTATTATTTCAAGCTGCTGGTCTCATTATAgtcattctgtcttttttaGAATGAGTagtgaacaaacaaaaagggatgatgaaaacaaagaattGAAGAGTAAAGTATATGATATAAAAGTCACCTTGGGAGATATTTGTTTGACTATTGACACTCTGACATTGACATTAGCACTCTAATACTGACAAACAATGAGTTAGTTTGACGAAAGCGTTTGTTTTTGCAACCATTCTGTCTGCTATTAATTGAAATCAGCGCTTCCTGACTTAGGTTTTTCCTCAAGTTGCCCTTCAGCACAATATGATTCAGAGTCACCAGAGTTACACAAAGCATGAATGACAAAATGAATGCGTAATTCTCTACAAGTGTTCTCAATCAGGAGGAACTGTAATTTACAAGATGTTTGAACCCCTGCTGTCCAACAACATATCACAATGATATGTTACATTCAGGATAATGTCTAAGATCAGACCACAGTTTAAGAAACAAAACCCCAAAGTAAACAGAAGAATAAAGCTGGGCACTGTTattgtaaaaatgaaacactAATTGGGGGACTGTTGGTTTGTATGCTGGTCCAGCAATTCAACTAAAATATATctcaacaaacatttattttaatagagACATTCTTTCTGCCCAGAGGTGCCAATTGACTAAAGTTAACCCCTAATTTCCTTTTGCATTCATTGGGtaacatttagtttttaaatGGAATAACACAGCTTTTGGAGAATTACTCTGAAATTACAGATGTTGCCCCGATGACTGTGGGAACTTTTAGTTTCAGGATCATTGGATCTAAATTTTTACTTTAcacaatattttgtttttttacaaacaaatattctacaaactaataactatctgtaaAACCTGAACCTTACTTTGTTCATTAACATGTGTAAGCATGGTAAAGAGCTGGATTTAAAGATGGTAAATGAAGCACTTGCTGAACATTAAAGTATTAGCACTGCCACATTGGGAATGTTAGCATGCCATTGCCATCATAAGCACGAAGCACTGATGTGTCTCACAGAGCTCATAGTGTGGCTGCAGACAGGTTGAAAAGGTCATGATGGCAGGAAATGGAAAAAGCATTTACAGCAGAGATttttaacaattaaaaacaaataaaccaaaaagAAGTAAAGCCCTGGAGTGCTGAAGTCAGGTCAGGACACGCTACATACCTTAGTGTCAGTGTGAAGCTGCAAAGGTTTATAATTACTTGCTCCAGACACAATACTAGaatcatttttttacattatagaaaataataacaataactctaTATTtagaaacaataaatacattagtGAGTATATGTCTTTACAAAAGCTCTCCactttaaatacacatttaaagatTTCTGCCCAAGAACAATTACAGTAAAGTAAAACGTCATGGACATCTGCATCCCATTTTGTGTGATGCATTACAAACATTTGCTCCAAACTCTTGAGCATTCTGTGTAGACAAATATTTTTGGAGCAACAACATGTTTAGATGATGGTCAACAGAGTGCTCCTGACTCACAGCGGGGGAAGTTCGCAACcgaggggattttttttccctgttattttaaaatgtcacacacatacaatgtTGCTGTGAGGACAGAGTCGGGAGGCTGGTGTTTTCTCCCTGTGGATAAATGAGCACAGGGTTCACATGAATCTGTCTGCAGTGTGATTAATGCTCATTGCCATTGGATGTATAATataatcataaaaacaaaagaaaacaaaaaaacaggaaaactgTCATCGTCTCCGTGTTTATTTTAGGTATTTCTAGGCTCATGTTAACAGATTTAGCTCAACATTTATagacttttgatttattttggatatATCCCAGACTTTGGTAGATAACTATGTGATCCATTGAAATCTGGGTCCATGGGTTGGTCATAACCTGAACACTGATTTTCTATCTGTCCAGTGTGAAGCAATTCAAGAAGCAAAAGTTTGGTACTGTgttctaaaggccctgacacaccaaggagatcattGGCCGttggtcctagttggaccgtcggtgagcggtcgtTGCTCTAGTTTTTGGttgattcgacatgttgaatcgtcggtgagaggaatctctctgattggctgttcagaggtttcatttatctccctCTCGACACAGGTTATGTAAAGCCCCTTAAGCATGCCACCTCTTATTTTCTGCGGCCTTCGTTGCCACTcattctttgccgtctgcttgctgtgtcagggccttaaggtAAATGGGTAAATAgatttgagcttatatagcgcttctctaatcttctgactactcaaagcgctttgacACCGCatgacacacctacacattcacacaactaATGGTAGAGgcttctatgtaaagtgactatcagaagtaactaatctcattATACA
Coding sequences within it:
- the mmp13b gene encoding collagenase 3, whose product is MSALDVTETTTMIALLLLALVPHCFPLPLSPRDNDNQLLAEKYLRRFYGLPAGLQGRHSSSGAFKTKIEEMQSFFKLKVTGNLDDNTVELMKQARCGVPDIGEYNHFPRHLKWQNNNVTFRITNYTPDLKKSDVDRAIRNALNVWSDVTPLTFKKLHSGIADIMISFGSKEHGDFNPFDGPNGLLAHAYPPGQGIGGDTHFDEDEHWSKDSSTYNLFIVAAHELGHALGMSHSSDAGALMYPVYSYATGYPLAEDDIEGIQALYGPNPNQRKVKPKPDAPDKCDPMLTFDAVTELRGETIIFKDRFYWRLHPQMPEPEQTLIKSTWPSIPNKIDAAYENAEKDIVMIFSGIKIWALNGYNLVDGYPKYIHKLGLPKKIRKIDAAVHIGDTGKTLLFTDEDYWSYDEATGTMDTGYPQPIEEDFPGMDDEVDAAAYHHGYLYFFHEHMQYEYSYTSRKVIRIMRTNSMLNC